The nucleotide window TGACGAAGGCCACCGAGGCGGTATGCGCCCGGTGGGTGAGGGGGATGCCCGCGTAGGCCGGGACGGCGATGGCGGAGGTCACCCCCGGGACGATCTCGTAGGGGATGCCCGCCCGGCGAAGCTCCTGGGCCTCCTCGCCCCCGCGGCCGAAGATGAAGGGATCGCCGCCCTTGAGGCGGACCACGGTCTTCCCTTCCCGGGCCTTCTCCACGATGATGGCGTTGATCCGGTCCTGGGGGACCACGTGGCGGCCGGCCTTCTTGCCCACGTAGATCCGTTCGGCCCCAGGGGCCACGAACTCGAGGAGGCGGGGGCTCGCCAGCCGGTCGTACACCACCACCTCGGCGCGCTCGAGGATCTCCTTGCCGCGGAGGGTGAGGAGCCCGGGGTCGCCCGGCCCCGCCCCCACGAGGTAGACACGCCCCACCCGGGGGCCCGGGGGATCAGGCATGGCCGTAGACCTCGGCGAGGATCTCCCGCCCGCCGGCCTCCAGGATCTCGTCCGCGAGATCGCGGCCGATCCGCGCCGCGTCCGCCGCCGGCCCCTCGGCGTTCCGTCGGACGATGCGGCGGCCCGCTTCGTCCGCCACGAGTCCCTCCATGGAGAGCCGGTCCCCGTCGAGGCGGGCCAGCCCCCCGATGGGGACCTGGCACCCCCCCTCGAGCCGGGCGAGGAAGGCCCGCTCCGCGCGGACGCAGGTCGCGGTGGCCGTGTCCGCCAGCGGCGCGAGGATCTCGCGGGTGCGGGGGTCATTCGAGCGGAGCTCGATGCCGAGCGCTCCCTGCCCCACGGCGGGCAAGAGGACGCCGGCGTCCACCACCTCGGTGATCCGGTCCGCCAGCCCCAGGCGCCGGAGCCCGGCCACGGCGAGCAGGATGGCGTCGAAGGCGCCCTCGTCGAGCTTCCGAAGCCGGGTATCGAGGTTGCCCCTGAGGGAGTGGATCTCGAGGTCGGGCCGGCGAAGACGCAGCTGCGCCATGCGGCGGAGGCTGCTCGTCCCCACCCGGGCGCCCTCGGGGAGGGTCTCCAGGGTGAGCCCCGGCCGGGCCACCAGGGCGTCCCGCGGGTCCTCCCGGCGGGGGAAGACCGAGACCTCGAGCCCCTCGGGGGTCTCCGCCGGGACGTCCTTCAGGCTGTGGACGGCGAGGTCGGCCTCTCCCCGAAGCAGCGCCTCCTCGATCTCCTTCACGAAGAGCCCCTTGCCCCCCACCTTGGCCAGGGGGACGTCGAGGATCTTGTCGCCCTTGGTCACCACCCGGACGAGTTCCACCTCGACTCCGGGCCACCGGGCCTCGATCTGTTCCTTGACCCAGGTGCTCTGGGCCAGGGCCAGGGCGCTCTTCCGGGTGGCGAGTCTGAGTCGTTCAGGCATGGGGATCCTCGATGGCGCCGCACGTGTCACCAAGCGACGACGTCGGCGGCGCTTGGCAGCACTTGGCGGCGGTTTCCACGCGTTGCGTCATGACGGTGCCGGCGGAGACGGAGACGCCCGCCTCACCCGGGGCCCGGTCGGAGACGGCGGTCTCAGCCCCCGCAGGAGCCGCAGTTGCTGCTGGAGCACCCGCTGCAGCCGCCCCCGCCGGGGGTCTTCCCGGTGCCGACGAAGGTGGCCCCGCTCTTGAAGGCGAAGGCGGACAGCTTCTTGCGGACCTCGGGGCTTGCGCACTTCGGGCACTTCACGTCGGACCGGCCGCCGAGGACCAGTTCCTCGAAACATTCGCCGCAGGCGGCGCACTCGAACTCGTAGATGGGCATCCGAAGCCCTCCTCAGGCCGCGTCCCCCGCCTCCAGCGCCTCCAGGACGGCGGCGGCGAGCAACGGCACCATGATCTCGTGGTGGCCGGTGAGGTGGATCCCCCGGCCGCCCTGTAAGGTAGGCCGCTGCACCACGTTTGTCAAAGGCCGGTAGTGACGGATGAAATCCATGTTCACCGTGGTGAAGCGTTCCACGCGGTGCCCCACGTTCCGCACCAGGGTGAGGGCCTTCAGGAAGACCTCCGGCAGGAGCACCGCGGACCCCACGTGGAGGAGCACGCCGCCCTCGAGGCCCGCCACCAGGGTGGCGAAGCGGCGGAAGTCGAGGTGGCTGGCACGGCCGATGGCCGCCCCGTCGGCGCCGGGGTGGATGTGGATGATGTCCGTGCCCACGGCCACGTGGACCGTGACAGGGACCCCGAGGCGCCAGGCGGAGGCGAGGAGGCTCTGGTCGAGGTGGGGGAAACCGGCGGCCGCCAGGGCCTCCCCCACCCCTTCGCCGAGGCCCTTCCCCTCCGCCGCGGCCCGGCGGACGGCCTCGTTGAGGAACTCGCCCGTCTCCCGCGCGGCCCCGAACTGCCCCTCCCCGAGGACGGCCGCCACGTCCTCGGAGGTCCGCCCCGCCATGGCGATCTCGGCATCGTGGACGATGCCGGCCCCGTTCAGGGCGATGCCGGAGAGGATCCCCCGGTGCATGAGGTCGATGAGGACGGGATTCAGCCCCACCTTGATGACGTGGGCGCCCATGGCGAGGAGCACGGGGCGGCCGCCCCGCACGGCGGCGGCCACGGCCGCGGCGGCGGCGCGCAGGTCCTCGGCGGCCAGCTGGCGCGGAAGCGCGGCCAGGAGGTCGGCCACCCGCATCCCGGCCGAGAGCGGGCGGGCGAAGTCGCCGAGGCCCACCTTGCTGGGCCGGTCGTGGAGGGAGTAGGTCCGGAGCGCCCCCAGGTCGAAGGGTTCGGGATACTTCATGACGGCCTCGTATGAAAAGTCCTCAGGCTCCTCGACGTTTCGTGCAGATTTGGCCTTCCATCGTCAGAATCCACACGAAGCAGGGTATGGATAGGCGAGAATCGCCAAGGACAAGGCGCGCCCACCGCGAGGAACGAGGCGTCGCCGGGGACCGCGAGGGACCGAGGGGCTTGAAGCACCACCGCCAAGCGTCCCGCTTGGTGATTCTCGCGACGCCATCCTTCATGGCGCCGCAAAGAGGATCCGCTCCACCAGGTCGCACAGGAGATGGCCCAGGAAGATCTGGACCTCCTGGATCCGCGGCGTGTCGTCGGAGGCGGCCCGGAGGACCAGGTCGGCGGTCTCGGCCATGCGCCCCCCGCCGCGGCCCGTGAGGGCCACCGTCCTGAGGCCCGCCTCCCGGGCGGCGGCCAGGGCCTTGACCACGTTGGGGGAGTGGCCGCTGGTGCTGATCCCCACCGCCATGTCACCGGGCCGGCCCAGGGCCTGGACCTGCTTCGCGAAGACGTCGTCGAAGGAGTAGTCGTTCCCCACGGCGGTGAGGATGGAGGTGTCGGTGGTCAGCGCGATGCCCGGGAGGGGGCGCCGTTCCATGCGGAAGCGGTTGACGAACTCGGCGGCCAGGTGCTGCGCGTCGGCGGCGCTCCCCCCGTTGCCGAAGAAGAAGACCCGCCCGCCGCCGCGGAACACCTCGGCCATCTCTCGGGCCAAGGCGACGAGGCGCCCGCCCTCCGAGGCGAGGGTGGCGCGCTTGGCCGCCAGCGAGGCCTCCAGGGCCTCTTCGAGCAGGGGGACAAAGGGGTCGGTCTGCCGGGACATGGGGCGTCAGCTAAATACGTGCCCGGCGCCTTGTCAACGGGCGCCGGGAACCGCCGGGGCGGCGTCCGGGGCCCGGCGGGTCTCAGACGGTCCCCACCCGGTTCCGTCCCCCCTCCTTGGCCGCGTAGAGGCCCGCATCGGCCTGCTGGATGAGGTCCTCCGGCCCGCCGCCCTTCCCCGGCGCCGCCGCCGCCGCCCCGAGGCTCACGGTGACGTGGTCCGCCACGGGGGAGGCCTCGTGGGGGATCCCCAGGGCCTCCACCGCCGCCCGGATGGCCTCGGCCCGCTTCCGGGCGCCATCGATCCCGGTCTCGGGGAGGATCGCCGCGAACTCCTCGCCGCCGTAGCGGGCGGCGAGGTCCCCCGGCCGCCGCATGGCCTTCTCCACGGCCGCGGCCACCTGCTTGAGGCAGTCGTCGCCCTCGAGGTGGCCGTAGGTGTCGTTGTAGGCCTTGAAGTGATCGATGTCGAGGAGGACGAGGCCCAGCTCGTGCCCGTCCCGGGCGGCCCGGCGCCATTCCCGCGCGAGGGCCTCGTCGAAACGCCGGCGGTTGGCGATGCCGGTGAGCCCGTCCAGGGTGGAGAGCCGCTCCAGGGCGGCGTTGCTCTCTTCCAGCCTCCGCTCGCTCTCCTTCAGGGCGAGGAAGGCCTGGTCGCGCTGGACGTGGTAGAGGTAGGCCCGGGAGTGGTAGCGGATCCGGGCGATGAGCTCGATGCTGTCGGGGAGCTTCACCAGGTAGTCGTTGGCGCCCACGGCGAAGGCCTCGCTCTTCACCACCGGGTCCTCCTTGACGGAGAGGACGATGATGGGGATGCGGCGGGTCTTCGGGTTGGCCCGGTAGTAGCGGACCAGGGTGAGCCCGTCGATGTCGGGCATGACGAGGTCCTGGAGGATCACCGTGGGATGCCACTCCACCGCGGTCTTCACCGCCTGGCCGGGGTCCTGGCAGTAGAGGAACTCGATCTCGGGATCCTTCTCGAGGGCCCGGCGGACCGCCTCCGCGATCATGGGCTGGTCGTCCACCAGGAGCACGGAGGGATGGAGGTCGAGCTCGTCGTGGAGGATGTCGGGGAAGGTCACATCCGGTCCGGTCATGACGGCCGCCTCCCCTTTCGAAAGTAGTCCAGGACCGCCCGCCCCGCCTCGTCCGGGGGCAGGACGTCCACGGCGGCCCCCAGCTCGGCCGCCGCCTTGGGCATGCCGTAGACGGCACAGCTCGCCTTGTCCTGCGCCACGGTATACCATCCCGCCGCCCGGAGCGCGAGGAGTCCCTCGGCGCCGTCGCGCCCCATGCCCGTGAGCAGCACCGCCGCCCCGGCCCCGGGCCTGTTCCGCGCCAGGCAGTGGAAGGCCACGTCCACGCTGGGCCGGTAGGGGTGCTCCCGGGGCTCCTCGGTATAGGCCACGCGGCCGTCCCTCCGGAAGACCAGGTGGTCGTTGGTCTCGGCCACCAGGACCTCCCCCGGCCGGGGCCGGTCACCGGGACGCGCCACCCGCACCCGGAGCGGGGTCTGGGTGTCGAGCCAGTCCGCCATCCCCCGGGCGAACCTCGCGTCCACGTGCTGGATCACCACCACCGGCGCGGGGAACTCCTTCGGCAAGACCGCGAGCAGGCGGGCCAGGGCCTGCGGGCCGCCCGTGGATGCCCCGATCACCAGGAGGTCGGGGCGGCGCGGCGCCTCGAGGGGGCGTTCCCGGAAGGCGGGGCGGCTCCGGGCCGCCCCCCGGGAGGCCTGGATCAACTTCTCGAGGGTGGCGATCTTTCGGAGGAGGGGCGCCGATGCCTCGGCGTCGGCGCAGGTCGGGGTCGGGACCGCGTCCAGGGCCCCGGCCCCCAGGGCCTCGAAGACGCGGCCGGCATTGCCCTGGACCGAGGCCGTGACCACCAGGATGGCGCAGGGGGAACGCTCCATGATCCGCCGGGTGGCCTCGACGCCGTCCATCACGGGCATGATGAGGTCCATGAGGATGAGGTCCGGGGTGTCCATGGCGGCGAAATCCACGGCCTCGGAGCCGTTTCTCGCCACCCAGGCCACCTCGTGCTCCGGCGCGGCCTTGAGGGTCCGGCGGAGGCATGCCACCGCCGTCTCCGAGTCGTTGACGATCCCCAGCCTCATACCATGTTCCCGTCCGTTCCGGTCCCGGGGCATCACGACCCCGGCCGCCGCTCCCTACCCTTCCACGGGCCCGCCGATGAGTTCTTCCACCGCCCGGACGAAGGTCTCGTCGTGGAAGCTCCCCTTTGTGAGATAGTAGTCCGCCCCGGCCTCGAGCCCCCGCCGCCGGTCGTCCTCCCGGTCCTTGTACGAGACGATCACCACGGGGAGACGCGCCAGGCG belongs to Dissulfurirhabdus thermomarina and includes:
- a CDS encoding D-sedoheptulose-7-phosphate isomerase gives rise to the protein MSRQTDPFVPLLEEALEASLAAKRATLASEGGRLVALAREMAEVFRGGGRVFFFGNGGSAADAQHLAAEFVNRFRMERRPLPGIALTTDTSILTAVGNDYSFDDVFAKQVQALGRPGDMAVGISTSGHSPNVVKALAAAREAGLRTVALTGRGGGRMAETADLVLRAASDDTPRIQEVQIFLGHLLCDLVERILFAAP
- a CDS encoding diguanylate cyclase domain-containing protein is translated as MTGPDVTFPDILHDELDLHPSVLLVDDQPMIAEAVRRALEKDPEIEFLYCQDPGQAVKTAVEWHPTVILQDLVMPDIDGLTLVRYYRANPKTRRIPIIVLSVKEDPVVKSEAFAVGANDYLVKLPDSIELIARIRYHSRAYLYHVQRDQAFLALKESERRLEESNAALERLSTLDGLTGIANRRRFDEALAREWRRAARDGHELGLVLLDIDHFKAYNDTYGHLEGDDCLKQVAAAVEKAMRRPGDLAARYGGEEFAAILPETGIDGARKRAEAIRAAVEALGIPHEASPVADHVTVSLGAAAAAPGKGGGPEDLIQQADAGLYAAKEGGRNRVGTV
- the hemC gene encoding hydroxymethylbilane synthase, coding for MPERLRLATRKSALALAQSTWVKEQIEARWPGVEVELVRVVTKGDKILDVPLAKVGGKGLFVKEIEEALLRGEADLAVHSLKDVPAETPEGLEVSVFPRREDPRDALVARPGLTLETLPEGARVGTSSLRRMAQLRLRRPDLEIHSLRGNLDTRLRKLDEGAFDAILLAVAGLRRLGLADRITEVVDAGVLLPAVGQGALGIELRSNDPRTREILAPLADTATATCVRAERAFLARLEGGCQVPIGGLARLDGDRLSMEGLVADEAGRRIVRRNAEGPAADAARIGRDLADEILEAGGREILAEVYGHA
- a CDS encoding chemotaxis response regulator protein-glutamate methylesterase, producing MRLGIVNDSETAVACLRRTLKAAPEHEVAWVARNGSEAVDFAAMDTPDLILMDLIMPVMDGVEATRRIMERSPCAILVVTASVQGNAGRVFEALGAGALDAVPTPTCADAEASAPLLRKIATLEKLIQASRGAARSRPAFRERPLEAPRRPDLLVIGASTGGPQALARLLAVLPKEFPAPVVVIQHVDARFARGMADWLDTQTPLRVRVARPGDRPRPGEVLVAETNDHLVFRRDGRVAYTEEPREHPYRPSVDVAFHCLARNRPGAGAAVLLTGMGRDGAEGLLALRAAGWYTVAQDKASCAVYGMPKAAAELGAAVDVLPPDEAGRAVLDYFRKGRRPS
- a CDS encoding FmdB family zinc ribbon protein, yielding MPIYEFECAACGECFEELVLGGRSDVKCPKCASPEVRKKLSAFAFKSGATFVGTGKTPGGGGCSGCSSSNCGSCGG